DNA sequence from the Streptomyces sp. HUAS 15-9 genome:
AGGTCGAAGACGACGGGCAGGTCCATGAAGACGACGTGCTCGGCGGTCAGGGCGAAGTCGTGCAGCATGGTCGGCCCGGGCACCTCGACGGTCCTGCTGACGACCAGTTCGCCCCAGGCGTCGGCCCGGTGGTAGGTGAGGTGCTCGGGCTCCAGGATTCCGTAGCCGAAGAAGTGCAGCTCTCCGGTGGTGGGGCAGGTCTTGGGGTGCGCGGTCATGGCGGTGTGCAGCCTGCCGCCGAAGTCGTAGGTGCCCTTGGTGTCCAGGTCGCAGCCGAGTTCGTACGGCAGGGCCGTCTCGACCAGGGCGAGGGTGCGGCCCGCGTGCCTGACCACGTGGGTGTTGGCCGGTCCTGCGGTCAGATCGCGCCGCCCCTGCGCGTCGTACATCCGCGCCCCGTCGATGAAGCTGCTGGTACGGACCCAGCGGTTGCGGTACGAGACGGCGCGACCGCCCTCGAGCCGTAAGCCATGGATCATTCCGTCACCGAAGAACCAGTGCCCGGAGGCGGCGTCGGCCGGATTGGGGCCGTTGCGCAGGTACCAGCCGGACAGCTCGGGCGGGATCGTGCCGGTCACCGGCAGGTCGTGCGCGGTGAGTTCCTCGGTGACCGGGGCGTAGTTGCCGGCGAGATGACGCGGGGTCGTCATCGGGCCACCTGCCCGGCCTTGGCCTGGACGTGGGCGACGTAGCGGATGGTGAACACCATCGGGACGACGAAGCCGGCGATCTGGATGACTGTCGCGGTGGTGGAGTGGGCATCTCCCGCATGTGCCACCAGGGCGAGGACGACGGCGGTCAGCACGAAGGCCGCGGTCCATACGGCGGTGATGACGACGTTGGTGCGGACGAACGGCTTGAGCTTCCAGACCTCGGGCGGAGTGGTGCGCTTGGCGATGCCCAGGGTGAACGGCCTGCCGATGGCCAGCGAGACGCCGGCGATCACCGCGAGGGTGCCCGAGGAGAGGGCCGCGGAGTAGTCGTGCACACCCGAGTGCGGATCGGCGAAGGCGACGGCGGCCAGTACGGCGAAGAAGACCGCCGAGCCCAACTCGATGATCAGCGCGTCGAATCCGGTGCCTGCCCTGACCTGCTGAACGATGAGCGCCACGGCGACCACCAGTGCGGCTAGTGCCGACCACTGCCAGTCCCCCGAGGGGAGTACGGCGAAGACGATCCACGGCAGGAACGTACGCAGGTAGGACATGATCTTCTCCGTTTCGGGGTGTCTCTCGTGACATGTCAAAAGTAGAAGGTCCAGTAACGACATGTCAATACTGGAATGTAAGAGGTACAGTGGAGACATGAGCCTGAGACACGCACTGCTCGGTCTTCTGTCGGAGCACCCCGCCAGCGGTTACGACCTGCTGAAACGGTTCGAGACCTCGCTGGCCAACGTCTGGCCGGCCACACAGAGCCAGATCTACACGGAGCTGACCAAGCTGGCCGGCGCCGGACTGATCACGGTGGCGGCCGAGGGGCCGCGCGGCCGCAAGGAATACGCCCTCACCGAGGACGGGCTGGCCGAACTGCGGCACTGGCTGACCGAGACGAAACCCCAGCGGAACACCCGTAGTGATCTGCTGCTGCGGGTCTTCTTCCTCGGAGTGCTCAAGCCGGAGCAGGCGCGCGCGTATCTGACCGAACTCACCGAGATGTCCGAGCGGAGTCACGCGGAGCTCGACCAGCTGGCGCGGGCCATCGACTGGGACGACGACAACCTCTCCGTCTACGGCCGGATCGCCCTGGAGTACGGCCTGCGCTTCAACGCGATGCGCCAGGAGTGGGCCCGGTGGGCCGCTGACCAGATCGCGTAGGGATCGACGAGCGCTGCTGCCGAGCTAGACTATGACGGTCGTCATATCCAGCGGAGTGCGAGGAGAATCCGCAGGTGAACCAGACCAGTCCGCAGACGCGCGAACGGATCGTGGCCGGTGCCGCCGACATGATCGGTCGACGTGGCCTGAATGCGACCAGCATCCGCGAGATGGCCAAGCATGCCAAGGCTCCGCTCGGCTCGACCTACCACTACTTCCCGGACGGCAAGCAGCAACTCGCCACGGAGGCCGTCCGTTACGCCGGTGAGACCGTCGCCCGGAGCCTGCGCAAGGAACTGCGGGCGGGTCCGGCCGCCGGCCTGCGGGCCTTCCTCGACCTGTGGCGCAAGATCGTCGTCGACACCGAGTTCCGTGCCGGATGCCCGGTCCTGGCGGTCTCCATCGAGGAGCCGCCGGCCGACGAGGTCCCCGCGGCAGTGGCGGCGGCCGCCGAGATCTTCGACGAGTGGGAGGGTCTGCTGGCAGCCTCCCTGCGCGAGCACGGCGCCGACTCCGACCAGGCCGCACAGCTCGCCACCCTCATCGTGGCTGCGGTCGAGGGAACGGTCGCCATGTGTCGCGCCAGGCGCAGCACTCAGCCGCTCGACCACACCGCCGAGCAACTGCGGAAGCTGGTCCTCGCGGCGATCGAGGACTGAGCCGGCGCTCTGGGGGGGCGTTCGGATCATCCCGGCGTCGCGGGGTTCTGGCCGCGGAAGCCTCCCTCGACGAGCGCCGCGCGGACCGCCTTGATCTTCTCCTCGGTGAACACGCCGCTGTCCAGGAGCGACAGGATGGACAGCACACCGCCGCGGGAGCCCCAGCTGCCCTCCTCGATGACTCGGAAGTTGACCCACCAGGTCGGTGGCGGCTCCTCGAGACCGCGGGCCCGCGCCATCGCGGCCAGCATGCGCTCGATGGCCTCGGCGCGGACCTCCTGGCGCCAGTCCCCGTCCATGACGGCCACGTCGATCACCATGACGTCGAGGTTCTCCGCCGTGTCCGCCAGCAGCCGGCCGCCGATGGCCATCATGCCGGGCTCGCGCTCCACGAAGTGCACCTGGAACCCGCCCCGCGCGGCCGGGGCGAACCGGCCGACCTCCGGTACCAGCGCGGCGTCCGTCAGCGTCTCGGCCAGCGTGCGCCGCTGGTCGAGGTCCAGGCGTCCCTCGCGGGCGACCACGGTGATCACGGTCACGGCAACCCCCTATGACGGTCGTTATAGGAGCAGCGCACACCGGATTATGACGAGTGTTATAAGGGTCCTCGGTGCC
Encoded proteins:
- a CDS encoding tautomerase enzyme — its product is MTVITVVAREGRLDLDQRRTLAETLTDAALVPEVGRFAPAARGGFQVHFVEREPGMMAIGGRLLADTAENLDVMVIDVAVMDGDWRQEVRAEAIERMLAAMARARGLEEPPPTWWVNFRVIEEGSWGSRGGVLSILSLLDSGVFTEEKIKAVRAALVEGGFRGQNPATPG
- a CDS encoding TetR/AcrR family transcriptional regulator; its protein translation is MNQTSPQTRERIVAGAADMIGRRGLNATSIREMAKHAKAPLGSTYHYFPDGKQQLATEAVRYAGETVARSLRKELRAGPAAGLRAFLDLWRKIVVDTEFRAGCPVLAVSIEEPPADEVPAAVAAAAEIFDEWEGLLAASLREHGADSDQAAQLATLIVAAVEGTVAMCRARRSTQPLDHTAEQLRKLVLAAIED
- a CDS encoding carotenoid oxygenase family protein; the protein is MTTPRHLAGNYAPVTEELTAHDLPVTGTIPPELSGWYLRNGPNPADAASGHWFFGDGMIHGLRLEGGRAVSYRNRWVRTSSFIDGARMYDAQGRRDLTAGPANTHVVRHAGRTLALVETALPYELGCDLDTKGTYDFGGRLHTAMTAHPKTCPTTGELHFFGYGILEPEHLTYHRADAWGELVVSRTVEVPGPTMLHDFALTAEHVVFMDLPVVFDLELAMAGTTMPYCWDDQYGARLGVLRRDDPHGAVRWFDIDPCYVFHTLNAYDAPDGTIVVHVMRYAEIWRRTDRGTTPPEDAVLWTWTIDPTTGTVREEQRDDRPGEFPRVDDRLTGLASTHGHMTCDNSLVRYDLTTGAAFAHDFGPHRTPGEAAFAPADDTPGGPGWLVTYVHDATTDRSDLVILDADDLTADPVATVQLPARVPFGFHGNWLRD
- a CDS encoding PadR family transcriptional regulator, with amino-acid sequence MSLRHALLGLLSEHPASGYDLLKRFETSLANVWPATQSQIYTELTKLAGAGLITVAAEGPRGRKEYALTEDGLAELRHWLTETKPQRNTRSDLLLRVFFLGVLKPEQARAYLTELTEMSERSHAELDQLARAIDWDDDNLSVYGRIALEYGLRFNAMRQEWARWAADQIA